From one Bacteroides fragilis NCTC 9343 genomic stretch:
- a CDS encoding SusC/RagA family TonB-linked outer membrane protein, whose protein sequence is MRKKEQMFWLASRSRMWRIPLCMAAFSLLPSAYSFASAENPATETVLAVNSVQQQRTVKGIVIDANGEAVIGANVKEPGSTTGTITDMNGEFSLSVGPKATLEISFIGYTTQKVNVGASNTVKVILKEDTKVLDEVVITGFGMSQKKATLTGAVAAIASTDIERSNATTASGALVGKIAGINTRQNDGRPGASTQLQIRNMGAPLYVIDGVVSDDGQFNNMDFNDIESISILKDASAAIYGVRAANGVVVVTSKKGQRNSKNSVSINAYYGWQHNSRYVQPAKTKDYVNAYVSAETWAKKADNDRRYNKEEYAKWMAGTEKNYQGFDWSDYIWITAPQSYISANLSGGTDKANYYVAVSHIDQEATVRGYGGFRRTNAQMNIDMNISDRFKIGATMNGRIEDRHHPGVPGADDTWLPRFATMKNQPTKRPYANDNPLYPQLVSDQKETNFALLNYDTSGKVSDVWRVLQMQTTAEYEILKGLKAKGMLGYYYAYNELDNQEYTFKLYGYNEKTGEYYETAAMDNPYRERNREKVEDQFANFQLNFDRRFGNHSINAVASFEATQRKRPKSWVHSVPVANGMDLIRFKEIVEYNDTGNNTEARMGWLGRINYSFADRYLIELIGRWDGSWKFKPENRWGFFPSASLGWRISEENFWKESKIANVFSNLKIRGSYGVVGDDNVSDYAAFDYLPGYKYNNGGAVLDGDWVVGTETRGLPNKTLSWMESKILDIGVDMGFFNNRLNAQVDFFQRIRDGIPESRYDVLIPNEAGFSLPKENLRSDKHVGFDAMVNWTDHVSDFNYSVGANMTYSRFWDWEQYDTRHSNSWDVYRNSIWHRVGYVNWGYEAVGRFTSWEQIATYPIDNDRKGNKTVVPGDIMYKDVNGDGVINYMDERPIGYRSDSTPTLNFGINLSASWKGFDLAMDWTGSGMTSWQQQYETARPFQNDGNSPEEVFKDAWHLADIWDADSQLIPGKYPLIRLNNEETSAYDKSTFWLHNVKYIKLRNLEFGYTLPKRIVAKAGISNLRLYVSGTNLFSISNIPFMDPECIDSNGLDYPTMRVVNLGINLKF, encoded by the coding sequence ATGCGTAAAAAAGAACAAATGTTTTGGCTCGCAAGTCGTAGCAGAATGTGGCGCATACCACTTTGTATGGCTGCCTTTTCGCTTTTGCCAAGTGCCTACAGTTTCGCTAGCGCCGAAAACCCGGCAACAGAAACTGTATTGGCAGTGAACTCCGTTCAACAACAACGGACCGTAAAGGGTATAGTTATCGACGCCAATGGCGAAGCGGTAATTGGTGCTAACGTAAAAGAGCCGGGGAGTACAACTGGTACCATCACCGATATGAACGGTGAATTCTCGCTGAGTGTCGGCCCTAAAGCTACACTTGAAATCTCATTTATTGGTTACACAACACAAAAAGTAAACGTAGGCGCATCAAACACAGTTAAAGTTATTCTAAAGGAAGACACAAAAGTACTCGATGAAGTCGTTATTACCGGTTTCGGTATGTCACAGAAAAAGGCAACACTGACGGGTGCCGTTGCTGCAATTGCTTCTACTGACATTGAACGTTCCAATGCAACAACAGCATCAGGTGCATTGGTTGGTAAAATAGCAGGTATCAATACCCGTCAGAATGATGGACGTCCGGGTGCTTCTACACAACTACAGATACGTAATATGGGTGCTCCATTGTATGTAATTGACGGTGTTGTATCTGATGATGGACAGTTTAATAACATGGACTTTAACGATATAGAATCTATCTCTATATTGAAAGATGCCTCTGCTGCAATTTATGGTGTGCGCGCTGCCAATGGTGTAGTAGTGGTTACATCAAAGAAAGGACAGCGTAATTCGAAGAATTCCGTATCTATTAATGCTTACTATGGTTGGCAGCATAATTCACGTTATGTTCAGCCAGCTAAGACTAAAGATTATGTGAACGCTTATGTCTCTGCAGAAACTTGGGCTAAAAAGGCGGACAATGATCGCAGGTACAACAAAGAGGAATATGCAAAATGGATGGCCGGTACTGAGAAAAACTACCAGGGTTTTGATTGGAGCGACTATATTTGGATTACTGCTCCTCAATCATATATTAGTGCGAATCTTTCAGGAGGTACCGATAAGGCTAATTATTATGTAGCAGTTTCTCATATCGATCAAGAAGCGACTGTACGTGGTTACGGTGGATTCAGACGTACAAATGCCCAGATGAATATTGATATGAATATTTCTGATCGTTTCAAGATTGGTGCTACGATGAATGGACGTATTGAAGATCGTCACCATCCGGGTGTTCCGGGTGCGGATGATACATGGTTGCCTCGTTTTGCAACAATGAAGAATCAGCCTACAAAGCGTCCGTATGCCAACGACAATCCTTTATACCCACAACTTGTCTCTGACCAGAAAGAAACAAACTTTGCTCTTTTAAATTATGATACCAGTGGTAAAGTATCTGATGTATGGCGTGTCCTTCAAATGCAAACAACTGCTGAATATGAAATCCTGAAAGGATTGAAGGCTAAAGGTATGTTGGGCTATTATTATGCTTACAATGAACTGGATAATCAGGAATACACATTCAAATTGTATGGATACAATGAAAAAACGGGTGAGTATTATGAAACGGCTGCTATGGATAATCCTTATCGCGAACGTAATCGTGAGAAGGTAGAGGATCAATTTGCTAATTTCCAGTTGAACTTTGATCGTAGGTTCGGTAATCATTCTATCAATGCTGTTGCTTCTTTTGAGGCTACACAACGTAAGCGCCCCAAATCATGGGTACATTCAGTTCCGGTTGCCAACGGTATGGATCTGATTCGTTTTAAGGAGATTGTGGAGTATAATGATACTGGTAACAATACGGAAGCTCGTATGGGATGGTTAGGACGTATCAATTATAGTTTTGCTGATCGTTATCTGATCGAATTAATTGGTCGTTGGGATGGTTCTTGGAAATTTAAACCGGAAAATCGTTGGGGATTCTTCCCTTCTGCCTCTTTGGGATGGAGAATCTCTGAAGAAAATTTCTGGAAAGAAAGTAAGATTGCCAACGTGTTTTCTAATTTGAAGATACGTGGTTCATACGGTGTGGTTGGAGATGATAATGTGAGTGATTATGCTGCATTCGATTACCTGCCTGGTTATAAATACAATAACGGTGGTGCTGTATTGGATGGCGATTGGGTTGTTGGAACTGAGACTCGTGGTTTACCTAATAAAACTTTATCATGGATGGAATCTAAGATCCTGGATATTGGTGTAGATATGGGCTTCTTTAATAACCGTTTGAATGCTCAGGTAGACTTCTTCCAGCGTATTCGCGATGGAATTCCTGAATCTCGTTATGACGTGTTGATTCCAAATGAAGCAGGTTTCTCTTTACCAAAAGAAAATTTGAGATCGGACAAACATGTTGGTTTTGATGCAATGGTAAACTGGACCGATCATGTTAGTGATTTCAATTATAGCGTTGGTGCTAATATGACTTATTCACGTTTCTGGGATTGGGAACAATATGATACACGTCATAGCAACTCTTGGGATGTTTATCGTAACAGTATTTGGCATCGTGTTGGTTATGTAAATTGGGGATATGAAGCTGTTGGCCGTTTTACAAGTTGGGAACAGATTGCTACTTATCCGATAGATAACGATAGAAAAGGAAACAAGACAGTTGTTCCGGGTGATATTATGTATAAGGATGTCAACGGTGATGGTGTAATAAACTATATGGATGAGCGTCCAATCGGTTACCGTAGTGATAGTACTCCTACACTCAACTTTGGTATTAATTTGTCGGCAAGCTGGAAAGGTTTTGATTTGGCAATGGACTGGACGGGTTCGGGTATGACATCATGGCAACAGCAATATGAAACGGCTCGTCCGTTCCAGAATGATGGTAACAGTCCGGAAGAGGTATTTAAAGATGCTTGGCATCTGGCAGATATCTGGGATGCAGACAGCCAGTTGATTCCCGGAAAATATCCGTTAATTCGTTTGAATAATGAAGAAACAAGTGCTTATGATAAGAGTACATTCTGGCTGCATAATGTGAAATATATTAAGCTGCGTAATCTGGAGTTTGGTTATACTTTGCCCAAACGGATTGTTGCGAAAGCTGGTATCAGTAATTTGCGTTTATATGTGTCTGGAACCAACCTGTTCTCTATCAGTAATATACCTTTTATGGATCCGGAGTGCATCGATTCAAATGGTTTGGACTATCCGACGATGCGTGTGGTTAACTTAGGTATTAATCTCAAATTTTAA
- a CDS encoding RagB/SusD family nutrient uptake outer membrane protein: protein MKNRYFLMALAAAGVLSLSSCNGFLDTKPNDIMTQDQVYADPALVKSVLANFYGRITFGQRNEAVEDYFMLDEAIHYDNNSEENIDRNKWRPYDYTLIRNLNQFLQGIKGSTAVDEETKRLYEGEVRYIRAWTYFCIARGLGGIPIVGDDVFDYTGGMDITTIQVPRSTEAETYDYIIKECQEAAAMMSKQTNKNNSRANYWVAKMLEARAAITAASLATYNTVAEHPQLRTAGGEVGIPADKAEGYYRTALAAAKEVIEGAADGTASPYRLMLAADKTSEALADNFFKAVCEKSGNTEVIWTRDYATPGYGHEFTKNCLPKSIEQDTGSDRMSVLLNLVEAYESTDATESERGKAAKFDIGTLDDPKFFDDPMDLFADRDPRLAATVLLPGSTFDGKLIELQAGQLNKVNGQWVERTGRRNETDAQGRLITANNGPFGGNEREINRTGFFVRKYLDKTPLAGTQGTKSAMWNVYFRISEAYLIAAEASWELSRNNSDVEALKYINAVRERAGIQSLTSIDHQKIMHEYQVEFAFEGHRWWDLKRWMEADNIWTGNENDRTAQRLGLWPYRVVADGDANNGKWVFVEKNMQTLDLWRKPLKCTDVQYYSEIDNGWINNNPKLVKNPYQ from the coding sequence ATGAAAAACAGATATTTTTTAATGGCTCTTGCTGCTGCAGGAGTATTATCGTTGAGTAGCTGTAATGGCTTTCTGGATACGAAGCCAAACGACATTATGACACAAGATCAGGTGTATGCTGACCCGGCGTTGGTGAAATCTGTTCTGGCTAACTTTTATGGCCGTATCACTTTTGGACAACGTAATGAAGCAGTAGAAGATTATTTTATGCTGGATGAGGCTATTCATTATGATAACAATAGTGAGGAGAATATTGACAGAAATAAATGGCGTCCTTATGACTATACATTGATTCGTAATTTGAATCAATTCTTACAGGGCATTAAAGGATCTACTGCTGTAGATGAGGAGACTAAGAGACTTTATGAAGGTGAAGTTCGCTATATTCGTGCTTGGACTTATTTTTGTATTGCCCGTGGGTTAGGTGGTATTCCAATTGTAGGAGATGATGTATTTGACTATACCGGTGGTATGGATATTACTACAATTCAGGTTCCCCGCTCTACTGAAGCTGAAACTTATGACTACATTATTAAGGAGTGTCAGGAAGCGGCTGCTATGATGAGTAAGCAGACTAATAAAAATAATTCTCGTGCAAACTATTGGGTAGCAAAAATGTTGGAAGCACGTGCAGCAATTACGGCAGCGTCATTAGCTACATACAATACGGTGGCCGAACATCCTCAATTGAGGACTGCTGGTGGTGAAGTAGGTATACCCGCAGATAAAGCAGAAGGCTATTATCGTACAGCTTTAGCTGCTGCAAAGGAGGTTATCGAAGGAGCTGCAGATGGTACGGCTTCTCCATATAGATTGATGTTAGCTGCTGATAAAACTTCAGAAGCTTTGGCTGATAACTTCTTTAAAGCAGTTTGTGAGAAAAGTGGTAATACTGAAGTTATTTGGACACGAGACTATGCTACTCCTGGCTATGGTCATGAATTTACAAAGAATTGCTTACCTAAAAGTATCGAACAGGATACTGGCAGTGATAGAATGTCTGTATTATTGAATTTGGTTGAGGCTTATGAATCAACAGATGCAACGGAATCAGAACGTGGTAAAGCTGCAAAGTTCGATATAGGTACATTAGATGATCCTAAATTCTTTGATGATCCGATGGATTTGTTTGCAGACCGTGATCCACGTTTGGCGGCTACAGTTCTTTTACCGGGCTCCACTTTTGATGGAAAATTAATAGAATTACAGGCTGGACAACTGAACAAAGTAAATGGTCAATGGGTAGAAAGAACAGGTCGTAGAAATGAAACGGATGCCCAAGGACGATTGATTACTGCCAATAATGGTCCGTTCGGAGGTAATGAACGTGAAATTAACCGTACAGGATTTTTCGTTCGTAAATATCTGGATAAAACTCCTTTGGCCGGTACTCAAGGTACAAAATCAGCTATGTGGAATGTATATTTCCGCATTTCGGAAGCTTACTTGATTGCTGCTGAGGCTTCTTGGGAATTGAGTCGTAATAACAGTGATGTAGAAGCTCTGAAATATATCAATGCCGTTCGTGAACGTGCTGGTATTCAGTCTCTAACTTCTATCGATCACCAGAAAATTATGCATGAGTATCAAGTGGAATTTGCATTTGAAGGTCATCGTTGGTGGGATTTGAAACGTTGGATGGAAGCTGATAATATTTGGACTGGAAATGAAAATGATCGTACAGCACAGCGTCTTGGCTTATGGCCTTACCGTGTAGTTGCAGATGGGGATGCTAATAATGGTAAATGGGTATTTGTAGAAAAGAATATGCAGACATTAGATTTATGGCGTAAACCGCTGAAGTGTACTGATGTTCAGTATTATTCAGAAATCGACAATGGTTGGATTAATAATAATCCGAAATTGGTTAAAAACCCGTATCAATAA
- a CDS encoding DUF3823 domain-containing protein: MKTISKIFSVLLLGAMMFTSCMKDNYDAPESMLTGRVMYNGEALQLRGNEAVQLQLYQHGYAKHDPINVYVNQDGMYSANLFDGEYQMITKSGNGPWTSEGRDTINVTVAGNTVQDVEVTPYYLVRDAQMTLEGNKVNASFKVEKVAGGGIDRVFFMLSTTQFVNDAEHNVDRYDETDNLDAYDETGKLYTFATRDYTDNSMFQTALKRGTLFGRICIWPKGSDQGIYSKVIRLK, from the coding sequence ATGAAAACAATATCAAAGATTTTTTCAGTATTGCTGTTAGGAGCGATGATGTTTACCAGTTGTATGAAAGACAACTATGACGCTCCTGAGTCAATGTTGACAGGTCGTGTGATGTATAATGGTGAAGCATTGCAACTTCGTGGCAATGAAGCTGTACAATTACAGCTTTATCAACATGGTTATGCTAAACACGATCCTATTAATGTGTATGTTAATCAAGATGGTATGTATTCTGCTAATTTGTTTGATGGTGAATATCAGATGATAACAAAGAGTGGAAATGGCCCTTGGACTTCTGAAGGGCGTGATACTATCAATGTAACTGTTGCTGGCAATACAGTGCAGGATGTTGAAGTTACTCCTTATTATCTGGTAAGAGATGCACAGATGACCTTAGAAGGTAATAAGGTAAATGCATCTTTTAAAGTAGAAAAAGTTGCAGGTGGAGGAATTGACCGGGTATTTTTCATGTTAAGTACTACTCAGTTTGTGAATGATGCAGAACATAATGTAGACCGTTATGATGAAACTGATAATTTGGATGCTTACGATGAAACAGGTAAATTATACACTTTTGCCACAAGAGACTATACGGATAATAGTATGTTCCAAACTGCTTTGAAAAGAGGCACATTGTTCGGTCGTATTTGCATCTGGCCTAAAGGCTCTGATCAGGGTATTTACTCTAAAGTAATCCGACTGAAATAA
- a CDS encoding family 43 glycosylhydrolase produces MKFFLFSLFTVFSFCVPSIAQQYSNPVINYSLPDPTVIKADDGYYYLYATENIRNLPIHRSKDMVNWSFVGTAFTNETRPTFEPKGNLWAPDINKIGDRYVMYYSMSVWGGEWTCGIGVATADKPEGPFTDHGKLFRSNEIGIQNCIDPFYIEDGGKKYLFWGSFHGIYGAELSDDGLSLKEGMKPQQVAGTAYEGTYIHKRGGYYYLFASIGRCCEGLKSTYTTVVGRSKYLFGPYVDKKGESMLENHHEVLIDKNEAFVGPGHNSEIVTDDKGADWVFYHAVSVANPEGRVLMLDRVNWKKGWPVVEGDTPSLQAKAPVIRHK; encoded by the coding sequence ATGAAATTCTTTTTATTTTCCCTTTTTACTGTTTTTTCTTTCTGTGTTCCTTCCATTGCACAGCAGTATTCCAACCCCGTTATTAATTACAGCCTTCCCGACCCTACGGTTATCAAGGCAGATGATGGTTATTATTACCTGTACGCAACGGAAAATATCAGAAATCTTCCTATTCACCGATCGAAAGATATGGTAAACTGGAGCTTTGTGGGTACGGCTTTTACCAATGAAACCCGCCCTACATTTGAGCCGAAAGGAAATCTTTGGGCACCGGATATAAATAAAATCGGTGATCGGTATGTGATGTATTACTCCATGTCTGTTTGGGGTGGAGAGTGGACCTGCGGGATTGGTGTGGCTACGGCAGATAAACCTGAGGGACCTTTTACCGATCATGGAAAACTGTTCCGGAGTAATGAAATAGGGATTCAGAATTGTATCGATCCTTTCTATATAGAAGATGGTGGTAAGAAATACCTTTTTTGGGGAAGTTTTCATGGCATTTATGGAGCAGAACTAAGTGATGACGGGCTCTCCCTGAAAGAAGGAATGAAACCACAGCAGGTGGCAGGCACAGCCTATGAAGGAACTTATATTCACAAACGGGGAGGCTATTACTATTTGTTTGCCTCTATCGGTCGTTGCTGTGAAGGATTAAAGAGTACGTATACCACAGTGGTGGGGCGGTCGAAATACTTATTTGGCCCTTATGTAGATAAAAAAGGGGAATCGATGCTGGAGAATCATCATGAAGTGCTGATTGATAAAAATGAAGCATTCGTGGGTCCCGGGCACAACTCGGAGATCGTAACAGATGATAAAGGAGCGGATTGGGTGTTTTATCACGCTGTCAGTGTGGCCAATCCTGAAGGAAGAGTGTTGATGCTCGACCGTGTAAACTGGAAAAAAGGGTGGCCTGTTGTAGAGGGTGATACACCGTCGTTGCAAGCAAAAGCACCTGTTATCCGGCACAAATAA
- a CDS encoding glutaminase domain-containing protein yields the protein MKLKLSTLFLGAAAMLSSCGAPQDVKSEKSEMRAPAYPLVMIDPYTSAWSFTDNLYDGPVKHWTGKDFPFLGVAKVDGQIYRFMGTEELELLPLVKTSEQGRWTAKYTTKKPADGWQNADFNDAAWKEGEGAFGTMENESTAKTQWGEEYIWIRRKADIKDNLQGKNVYLEYSHDDDAIIYVNGVKVVDTGNSAKKHMLAKLPEEAVAALKQGENLIAIYCNNRVANGLIDCGLLVEKDNTQNFTQTAVQKSVDVQAMQTNYEFTCGPVDLKLAFTSPLFMDNLDLMTRPVSYLTYEVASNDGNKHNVELYFEAGPQWALDQPHQEAVAESFTEGNLLYLKTGSRNQEILGKKGDDVRIDWGYFYMAADKENSSCATGEGKTLRKSFIDGKLTSSKTDGSDKLALVRSLGETKKAEGHLLLGYDDLYSIQYFGENLRPYWNRNGNETIQSQFAKADKEYDAVMDKCAAFDANLMKEATEVGGRKYAELCALAYRQAIAAHKLVEAPNKDLLFLSKENFSNGSIGTVDITYPSAPLFLVYNPELAKGLMNHIFYYSESGKWNKPFAAHDVGTYPLANGQTYGGDMPIEESGNMLILSAAIAIVEGNADYAQKHWDVLTTWTDYLAQYGLDPENQLCTDDFAGHFAHNANLSIKAILGVASYGYLADKLDKKEVAEKYTQKAKEMAAEWVKMADDGDHYRLTFDKPGTWSQKYNLVWDKLMNLQIFPETVAQKEIAYYLGKQNQYGLPLDNRETYTKTDWIMWTATLAPDKATFEKFIDPVYLFMNETTDRVPMSDWVFTDRPNQRGFQARSVVGGYYIKMLEKKLKK from the coding sequence ATGAAGCTTAAACTATCGACTCTGTTCTTGGGTGCAGCTGCCATGCTGAGCAGTTGTGGGGCACCGCAGGACGTCAAGAGTGAAAAAAGTGAGATGCGTGCACCGGCCTATCCGTTGGTGATGATTGACCCTTACACCAGTGCCTGGTCGTTTACGGATAATCTGTATGACGGACCGGTGAAACACTGGACCGGTAAGGACTTCCCGTTCTTGGGTGTTGCCAAGGTAGACGGACAGATTTACCGTTTCATGGGAACGGAAGAACTTGAGCTGCTTCCGCTGGTTAAGACCTCGGAACAAGGCAGATGGACAGCTAAGTATACAACAAAGAAACCGGCTGACGGCTGGCAGAATGCCGACTTTAATGATGCGGCATGGAAAGAAGGAGAAGGTGCTTTCGGTACTATGGAGAATGAAAGTACAGCCAAGACCCAGTGGGGAGAAGAGTATATCTGGATACGCCGTAAAGCGGATATTAAAGACAACCTGCAAGGTAAAAATGTATATCTGGAATATTCTCACGACGATGACGCCATCATCTATGTGAATGGCGTGAAGGTGGTGGATACCGGTAACTCGGCTAAAAAACATATGCTTGCCAAACTGCCGGAAGAGGCTGTGGCCGCACTGAAACAGGGAGAGAACCTGATTGCAATTTACTGTAATAACCGTGTTGCCAACGGTCTGATCGATTGCGGTCTGTTGGTAGAGAAGGACAATACACAGAACTTTACTCAGACAGCAGTACAGAAATCGGTAGACGTGCAGGCTATGCAGACCAACTACGAATTTACTTGCGGACCGGTGGACTTGAAACTTGCGTTCACTTCACCTCTCTTTATGGATAATCTCGATTTGATGACTCGTCCGGTGAGCTATCTTACCTATGAAGTGGCTTCGAATGACGGAAATAAACATAACGTAGAACTGTATTTCGAAGCAGGACCGCAGTGGGCACTCGACCAGCCTCATCAGGAAGCTGTAGCCGAAAGCTTTACAGAAGGTAATTTGCTATACCTCAAGACGGGAAGCCGCAACCAGGAAATATTGGGTAAAAAGGGAGATGATGTCCGCATTGACTGGGGATACTTCTACATGGCTGCCGATAAGGAGAACAGTTCATGCGCTACCGGAGAGGGAAAGACCCTAAGAAAGAGTTTCATCGACGGAAAATTGACATCATCCAAGACCGATGGAAGTGACAAGCTGGCACTGGTTCGCTCACTGGGTGAAACGAAGAAAGCGGAAGGACACTTGCTGCTGGGTTACGATGACTTGTACTCTATTCAGTATTTCGGTGAAAATCTTCGTCCGTACTGGAACCGCAATGGAAACGAAACCATTCAGTCACAGTTTGCGAAAGCTGATAAGGAATATGATGCAGTGATGGATAAATGTGCTGCATTCGATGCTAACCTGATGAAAGAAGCTACTGAAGTAGGCGGACGTAAGTATGCCGAACTCTGTGCATTGGCTTATCGCCAGGCAATCGCTGCCCACAAATTGGTGGAAGCCCCCAATAAAGACCTGCTGTTCCTCTCAAAAGAGAACTTCAGCAACGGTTCGATCGGTACGGTGGATATCACTTATCCTTCTGCTCCTTTGTTCCTGGTATACAATCCGGAATTGGCAAAAGGTCTGATGAACCACATCTTCTATTATAGCGAAAGCGGAAAATGGAATAAGCCGTTCGCTGCACATGATGTAGGTACTTATCCGTTGGCTAACGGCCAGACATACGGTGGAGATATGCCGATCGAGGAATCGGGAAATATGCTGATCTTGAGTGCAGCCATCGCCATTGTCGAAGGAAATGCCGACTATGCGCAGAAACACTGGGATGTATTGACAACCTGGACCGATTATCTGGCTCAATATGGACTCGATCCGGAAAATCAACTTTGTACAGACGACTTTGCCGGACACTTTGCACACAACGCCAACCTGTCTATCAAAGCCATCCTGGGTGTAGCGTCTTATGGCTATCTGGCCGATAAGCTGGACAAGAAAGAAGTGGCTGAGAAATATACACAGAAAGCCAAAGAAATGGCTGCCGAATGGGTGAAGATGGCAGACGACGGCGATCACTACCGCCTGACTTTTGACAAGCCCGGAACATGGAGCCAGAAATACAATCTGGTATGGGATAAACTGATGAATCTGCAGATATTCCCTGAAACAGTTGCACAGAAAGAGATAGCTTACTATCTTGGCAAACAGAATCAATATGGATTGCCGCTGGATAACCGTGAAACTTATACCAAGACCGACTGGATTATGTGGACTGCTACACTGGCACCGGACAAAGCTACATTCGAGAAGTTTATCGATCCGGTTTATCTGTTCATGAACGAGACGACCGATCGCGTGCCGATGTCTGACTGGGTATTTACCGATCGTCCGAACCAGAGAGGTTTCCAAGCTCGTTCGGTAGTAGGCGGATACTATATCAAGATGCTTGAGAAGAAGTTGAAAAAATAA
- a CDS encoding glycoside hydrolase family 76 protein → MKNKVLIIVAILLLLPNAMAWAHQPADGNLKHFTKKDATTAMDAFHSTFYNPDMKLYAISSDMKGRAAIWVQAIYWDMIMNAYKRTKAPKYRRLIEEVYQGGYEQYDKYNWDNKIEWFIYDDMMWWIISLARAYEITNDPKYLAHASSGFYHVWKESYDKERGGLWWNFKHDGKMACINYPTTVGAMTLYNVTKDPDYLEKAKSVYAWSRDVFFDKEKGRIADNMHYHFQRQNGMDIDWTTQLYNQATFIGSAVMLYKATGEKAYLDDAVLAADYVRNEMCDADGLLPFKNGVEQGIYAAIFAQYIIRLIEDGNQPQYMDWLRHNIDVAWNNRDVNRNVTFKDAAKPCPTGVMESYDASGCPALMQVISPFK, encoded by the coding sequence ATGAAAAACAAAGTACTGATCATAGTAGCTATCTTATTACTTCTTCCCAATGCAATGGCATGGGCACATCAGCCCGCAGACGGAAACCTGAAGCATTTTACAAAGAAAGACGCGACGACGGCGATGGATGCTTTTCATTCTACTTTTTATAATCCGGATATGAAGTTGTATGCCATATCTTCGGATATGAAAGGAAGAGCTGCCATCTGGGTACAGGCTATCTATTGGGATATGATTATGAACGCGTATAAACGTACGAAGGCTCCTAAATATCGCCGGTTGATAGAAGAGGTGTATCAGGGAGGATACGAACAATATGATAAATACAATTGGGACAATAAAATCGAATGGTTTATTTATGATGATATGATGTGGTGGATTATTTCGCTGGCACGTGCTTACGAAATCACGAATGACCCGAAATACCTGGCACATGCCTCTTCGGGATTCTACCATGTCTGGAAAGAGTCGTATGATAAAGAAAGGGGGGGCCTGTGGTGGAACTTCAAGCACGATGGAAAGATGGCTTGCATCAACTATCCGACTACGGTGGGCGCCATGACTCTTTATAATGTAACCAAAGATCCCGATTATCTGGAAAAGGCAAAAAGTGTATATGCATGGTCGAGGGATGTTTTTTTCGACAAGGAGAAAGGCCGCATAGCAGACAATATGCACTATCATTTCCAGAGACAGAACGGTATGGACATAGACTGGACAACCCAACTTTATAATCAGGCTACATTTATCGGTTCGGCCGTGATGCTGTACAAAGCAACCGGCGAGAAAGCTTATCTGGACGATGCCGTTCTGGCTGCCGACTACGTCCGCAACGAGATGTGTGATGCCGATGGATTGCTTCCGTTCAAAAATGGAGTGGAACAGGGAATTTATGCTGCCATCTTTGCACAGTACATCATTCGCCTGATAGAAGATGGCAATCAGCCCCAATATATGGACTGGCTTCGTCACAACATAGACGTGGCGTGGAACAACCGGGATGTAAACCGTAATGTGACATTCAAGGATGCAGCCAAACCCTGCCCGACAGGTGTGATGGAAAGCTATGATGCCAGCGGATGTCCCGCACTGATGCAAGTGATTTCTCCATTCAAATAA